One Ananas comosus cultivar F153 linkage group 1, ASM154086v1, whole genome shotgun sequence DNA window includes the following coding sequences:
- the LOC109717401 gene encoding cysteine-rich repeat secretory protein 38-like, producing MSTLPSRKLLLSLHLISLLCLPLLPHGQICGNTGGNYTTGSPYESNLHHLLASLASAAPASDGFSAAAAGESSDRVFGVAQCRGDVNATDCRACLGTASAGILQRCPHSRTAEIFMDQYCLLKYSDRNFTSFPETSEQTFAWNNNNATFPDYAEDATGYNFVNQVLDTLLSSIADAAASSSNSVKLFATGELSTTKGFPTTYGLAQCLPHIGGSECRQCLQGLVNETLKLFDGRQGGQFLVGWCYLRYEVYLFYYGKPTISLFSFAPVNLPSSPQPPGPPQIPTKSEELHSLCHSHLYMLYINSVHLTAMHSLCHFHLKIWWTS from the coding sequence ATGAGCACCCTTCCCTCCCGGAAACTCCTCCTATCTCTGCACCTCATCTCGCTACTCTGCCTTCCCCTCTTGCCGCACGGCCAAATCTGCGGCAACACCGGCGGTAACTACACGACCGGCAGCCCCTACGAGTCCAACCTCCACCACCTTCTGGCTTCTCTCGCCTCCGCAGCCCCTGCCTCCGATGGCTtctccgccgctgccgcaggCGAGTCTTCTGACCGAGTGTTCGGCGTCGCCCAGTGCCGCGGCGACGTCAACGCCACCGACTGCCGCGCCTGCCTCGGTACCGCTTCCGCCGGCATCCTGCAGCGCTGCCCACACAGCAGAACGGCCGAAATCTTCATGGACCAGTACTGCCTGCTCAAGTACTCCGACCGGAACTTCACCTCCTTCCCCGAGACCTCGGAGCAGACGTTCGCGTGGAACAACAACAACGCGACATTCCCGGATTACGCCGAGGACGCCACCGGCTACAACTTCGTCAACCAGGTGCTGGACACGCTGCTGAGCAGCATCGCCGATGCAGCCGCGTCGAGCTCGAACTCCGTCAAGCTGTTCGCGACCGGCGAGCTGAGCACCACGAAGGGTTTTCCAACGACATACGGGCTGGCGCAGTGCCTCCCGCACATCGGGGGCTCGGAGTGCCGCCAGTGCCTCCAGGGGCTCGTCAATGAGACACTGAAGTTGTTCGACGGGCGGCAAGGCGGCCAATTTCTCGTCGGCTGGTGCTATTTAAGGTACGAAGTGTACTTGTTCTACTACGGGAAGCCGACGATAAGCCTGTTTTCTTTTGCACCGGTGAACCTGCCCAGCTCGCCGCAGCCTCCCGGCCCTCCGCAAATTCCAACTAAAAGTGAGGAACTGCACTCTTTATGCCATTCTCATCTGTATATGCTATACATAAATAGTGTACATCTTACAGCCATGCACTCTTTATGTCATTTTCATCTAAAAATATGGTGGACATCTTAA